The Aeromicrobium senzhongii genome includes a window with the following:
- the nucS gene encoding endonuclease NucS: MRIVVARCQVDYAGRLTAHLPLALRVIMVKSDGSVLIHADGGSYKPLNWMSPPCTLREGIAEDGVPEWTVTAKKTDDTLRIRLEEVLHDSEHELGIDPGLQKDGVEKHLQELLAEHTDALEDGMALVRREYMTAIGPVDLLCRDAAGGSVAVEIKRRGDIDGVEQLTRYLELMNRDPKLRPVRGIFAAQEIKPQARTLAKDRGIDCVIVDYDELRGLDDPSLRLF; this comes from the coding sequence TGCCAGGTCGACTACGCCGGCCGGCTGACGGCCCACCTGCCGCTGGCCCTGCGCGTCATCATGGTCAAGTCCGACGGTTCGGTGCTGATCCACGCCGACGGCGGCTCGTACAAGCCGCTCAACTGGATGAGCCCGCCGTGCACGCTGCGTGAGGGCATCGCCGAGGACGGCGTGCCCGAGTGGACCGTCACGGCCAAGAAGACCGACGACACGCTGCGGATCCGTCTCGAGGAGGTCCTGCACGACTCCGAGCACGAGCTCGGGATCGATCCGGGCCTGCAGAAGGACGGCGTCGAGAAGCACCTGCAGGAGCTCCTGGCCGAGCACACCGATGCCCTCGAGGACGGCATGGCGCTCGTCCGGCGCGAGTACATGACCGCGATCGGACCGGTGGACCTGCTGTGCCGCGACGCGGCCGGCGGCTCGGTGGCGGTCGAGATCAAGCGCCGTGGCGACATCGACGGCGTCGAGCAGCTGACCCGCTACCTCGAGCTGATGAACCGCGACCCCAAGCTGCGGCCGGTCCGCGGCATCTTCGCCGCGCAGGAGATCAAGCCCCAGGCCCGCACGCTGGCCAAGGACCGCGGCATCGACTGCGTCATCGTCGACTACGACGAGTTGCGCGGCCTCGACGACCCGAGCCTGCGCCTGTTCTGA